The following proteins are co-located in the Acanthochromis polyacanthus isolate Apoly-LR-REF ecotype Palm Island chromosome 7, KAUST_Apoly_ChrSc, whole genome shotgun sequence genome:
- the LOC110968632 gene encoding taste receptor type 2 member 40, with product MLGSADVKLFATFVLLVLGALANVFNLAVTLAQKQRSGGGGTVAVVICFISLGNVLLQASTFVLVMSVWVGVLCWPDLPFFFCLILFVWLSSSSVSFWSVAGLSVLYCVKVVSFSSVVFRALQRNISVVLNVALSMTLLTSCVVFAPFFYLHFQKETLPNSTEGASCVIRKPLFPTWVDVHVYVVVFISYLTLMPLAIMLPTSLRLVVFLCRHTSSMQKKQQQHGGSNAAESYLLVCRLTVALVWVYFTTLLTISLYYFHAIFASGLSADMLFLGLSFYCVASAMLLTWSNKNLREKLSLLLCKRKTKARRAEDKQEVTATV from the coding sequence ATGTTGGGTTCTGCAGACGTGAAGCTGTTCGCCACCTTCGTCCTGCTCGTCCTCGGAGCGCTGGCCAACGTCTTCAACCTGGCGGTCACGCTGGCGCAGAAGCAGCGGTCCGGAGGAGGCGGAACCGTCGCCGTCGTCATCTGCTTCATCTCTCTGGGCAACGTCCTGCTGCAGGCCTCCACTTTCGTCCTCGTGATGTCCGTCTGGGTCGGTGTCCTCTGCTGGCCGGACCTgcccttcttcttctgcctcaTCCTGTTCGTCtggctcagcagcagctccgtcAGCTTCTGGTCGGTGGCCGGGCTCAGCGTCCTCTACTGCGTGAAGGTGGTGAGTTTCTCCTCGGTGGTCTTCAGAGCTCTCCAGAGGAACATCTCGGTGGTCCTGAACGTCGCCTTATCGATGACCCTGTTGACCTCCTGCGTCGTGTTCGCCCCGTTCTTCTACCTCCATTTCCAGAAAGAAACTCTTCCCAACTCCACAGAAGGAGCTTCTTGTGTCATCAGGAAGCCTCTGTTCCCCACCTGGGTGGACGTCCATGTCTATGTGGTCGTCTTCATCTCCTACCTCACCCTCATGCCGTTAGCGATCATGCTACCGACTTCCCTGAGACTGGTGGTGTTCCTCTGCAGACACACCTCGTCCatgcagaagaagcagcagcagcatggtgGATCTAATGCTGCAGAGTCCTACCTCCTCGTCTGCAGGCTGACTGTAGCTCTGGTCTGGGTTTACTTCACCACGCTCCTCACCATCTCCCTCTACTACTTCCATGCTATCTTCGCTTCTGGGCTGAGTGCCGACATGCTCTTCCTCGGTTTGTCTTTTTACTGCGTTGCTTCTGCGATGCTTCTTACCTGGTCCAACAAAAACCTGAGAGAAAAGCTCAGTTTGCTGCTCTGCAAGAGAAAGACGAAGGCCAGGAGAGCTGaagataaacaggaagtgacagcCACAGTTTGA